The genomic window CGGTGAGTTGTTCTTCCATCTCATCTTGAGCCACGAGGAAAGCTTCTAACTCTGGAATTGCCGAGGGCTCTTTTCGATTAAAAACGAATGTGCGAAGGGCTTTGTACTTTGAGTTGAGTCCATTAGGAATTACATCAACGTGTTCAtcaatggtaataagaggggagtCAACAGCTGCAAGAAGGTCCACAATGTGTGGCCCTTTATATATGCATACATAGCCAGAAATGTAAAATTcgtaaaattagtaaataattagttaataaattaattattaatcaaataaattcaaaaatagaatttcatagtttaatgagatagagctaattaaaataagaattttgacactaattttaaagaatttaacCCAAAATTGGGCTGAATGGGCCAAATCGTTTGGATCGGACCCAAACCGAGTCCAAGGCCCAATATATATAAGGACATttcatctttcttcttcttcataatCATATGAGGCACACTAGTGGGggcaaaaggaagaaaaagaaaaccccaaaccctagcttcaatttcatttccacgtaactttcaatccggagttcCGATTGACGAGCTATCAGTGACCACGCGTTCATCTCAAAATTCTCTACAAAACTCACCCAACAATTTAGGGTACTCTAGAAGTGGATAAATGTTGGGTTTCACCCTAATTTCGAGTGGATAAGATTGAATTGGGTGTTTTGGAGTTAATTGGTAGATATTGGAAGTTTGAAATTGAATCTTAGGAGCTGAAAATTCAGCTGGTGAGGAGTTGGAGCTTGAGAAACGGTGGATGATTGAGATGTTTcgagcttagggaggaatcggccaagatatggttttggtttttcataactaaaatataatgtgtcgtGAAAACGGAGACCGTAAGATAAGATTGGATTGTTGATGTTGTTAGGATTGATATTTGTTGGTATTTATGAGGCTTGGTGATTTTGAGGTTGATGATTATTCATATGTATGATTGGGTGTTGTATTGTTGGTGTGATATTGATTGATGATGATGTATGTTTAGAATGAGCATAATTGAAATTGTTGCATTTGAATTGAAATTATTGAATAAAGGGTTGAAAAGGGGAGTTTGAATAATGTTTAGATGTTGGAAAGGATGAAGAGTATTTAGTATAGTATAGAAATGCTTGatattgattttgaaataatttgatactgGAAATGATTTAAATGACTGAGAGGTATTTTGTTtggtggttgggacccttgagtggtggcaaagtccaagttttagaagaaatactgtcgagatttttttttaaaaataggagGCTTCACTTGAagtggttatttagaaagatttggatttttaaggattttataatttgattttggattattaagaaaaggaattagttttgaatttgatttatttaaaaaagaatGAATTATATTTTTAAGTTTGAATTATTGATGAATAGAATAGGAGGAATTATGATGATTGAAAAAGCATGAAGAATGATGAGATTATGATTTaaagtatgatttttgaatgaaactaAATGATAATTGAGTGAGAGATTGAGTTTGAAGGATTGATATTGAAGTACGATATTTAAATGAATTGAATGATTATGGAATGTTTGTGGctccgggtagtaggcagtggcgatgtctacttgctccgggtatgagatagggaagaaaaatgatgaaaaatgaatttaattatggagttttgaatgaatgtatgtttgagatcTTGGGAAGCAGTAAGaattgtggttcgtcccgcttgctctaggtcaatgtttgagatttgataataatgatgattgatttggactgaatgaatgtatgtttgagatcctgaacagtagcaaggattgtggttcgtcccccttgctccaggtcagtgattgtgacgcttgggtagtagcaacagtagtggttattccacttgctccaggttgagcttttaaacacccgtccgggtagtagccgcagtagtggttattccactggctctgggttaagTGGGTAATagtaagggggttgtagctccAATATACTTGCTCtgcaatgggtgtttctgtccatggttagctacagGACGTGTCgaattggctatataaccgacaaatgatatcatcagtcacaggacaggcatgcatcatatgcatttgtgtgtcttgtttgattttgcattaattggacttgcctatgtgattattatgcctACTCGCTAAACTTGCTACCTGCTGTAATTGTATTCTACATTTCTACTTGTATTTGCTTTGTCTGTATTTTGGTTGTCTGTGCTATGGAGTTCTGGAGGAACGGAGGAAGCTAAGGCGAGAAGCTAAAGAATCAAGTTAGGTTGAGTTAGAATTTTAAACCCTTAACTACCTCACTTTGTTTATGGTTTATTTATGGTTGTAAAGAATAGTTTTAAGTTTGAATCCTTTGTcaaaagttctaggattgccttcgactttcctaggaccttatatgttagttatgtggaCACTATTACCATGCTGAAAACttccgattctcataccatatatatgttgttgttttcaaatgcaggtcgagaggcaccttgaTAAACGTCTGAAGTTCATTTTGCAAGCGAAGTATCATATTTGGGACTCTGTGTTTTGAGCTTACGTTTAGTATTCTATACTTAGATTTTTTTCTGTATGTTTAACTTTACTTTGTCCCTCTTAAAGGTTGATGTCGAGAAACAGGTTATTATTTTGTCTGTTTTGGATTATGCatatatatttatgtaaataTTTTCTGGCCAACTTCGACTAGACTGGagtttgaatattttgtatcTTTTGATATTCTCTTATTCTGTTTACGTGAGCGTTGCgctctttgttttaaacttttctTCAAAGTTTCTCGTTATAAAATTCCTTTcaactattattatatatatttttacttttaaatgtcgtaataccttgccatttCAATTTTATGATTTAAGTATAAGACTTTATGTGATAGAATATTACAAAAAATGTATATGAGAGAAATATGAAAAATAATGTTAAAATCAGTTAAAAAGTTATAACAGCTaaccaaaataattttttttctaacttACTCATAACATGTGATACATCTTCTGTACACTGCATGTGTGCATTTTACCTTTAGCTAGTTTAAGGGGCGGAGCTAGATGAAAGATGAGAGGAAGGTAAAAAATATTTGtataataaaataagactaaaataaaattttaaatagaattaaactaaaatttatatataatttacatgtaaaaaattaaaattaggaggGTCATTGTCCTCTTTGCTACAATGTAGCTCCGCCCATGGCTAGTTAGCTCGTACAAATATTATTTTGCGAAATTTCGTTCCAtagagttagttgaaaaaaaatgaaggtttgttatgatttttttttggtgaccgaAGGTTTGTTATGATTAACattgaaaatagtaaaataacaataaaattaatTTGTTTAGATAAAATAGtttgtattttaataaaaaaatattaatcaagTAAAAAACTGTGTTTTTATTTCAAAACATTTCTGTTTTTTCTatattctttttaaaaatatatatattaccaTCAAAATATTTCTATGTTCAGGTAATTATTTTTCTGtagtttcttttttttatgtgtttatgtttatggaaaaaaaaaacttctatatttttttcatctatttttcttattttttttgtttggatcAAAATTTTCTGagcttagataaaaaaaaaattatgcatttttttgtgtttttcaaaaaaaaaaaaacttgtattTATTTCAAAaggtttatgtatttttttatttttttttcattttcatttccctCTCCTCGTTATACTTAGTCATTTCTTTCTGTtgatttcttccttcttctttcttcttttctttatgcTCTTCTTCTACATTCTTTTCTCCCTACTTCTGTGGAGAGGCACAATCCCACATTTACATAATCTTTGAGAAACCATTCACGAATTCTGTAATTACTAATTAGTCTTAATATGTTCGACCCCAATGATCCACTTGAGTACATTGACTATCATTTTTCTTATCACTTGTTGTAGTAGTGATATCTGAGTCTATGGTGGAAAAGGATATGATTATATATATGAAGTTCATCATTGTTAATTAggtcaaaagaaaaatatttttgtgattttcCCGTACAAGCTTATTAATTATATTACTGTCATAATTAAACAAGACATATAGCCTTATACCAAAAAACAAAAGAGATATGCTATATAGCCATTATATTAGAAAAGAAACAAAGTTAAAGATGTCATAACCATCTCTAGAATTATGGAaccaataataatataaataaatatatatttgacATGTTCTATTTATAATATTAACGAAAACAATAAAAATGTCAAATATAAGAACATAAAGTTAAATAATCCTGAAATATCATTATTGCAGGATAAATACgactatatattattttattaaagagaaTTCTATTTAAGCATTTTAAATCTTGTGTATATAAGGGGCATAGCTCTTCTGGCACTAGTTCTGATATTGTTCTATATATAAAGACTGGAATATAATACCATCGAGTAAGAAAAAGGAGTATTATATTAAGGCCTTATATATTAATGCTTAACTCGTGCACTTCAATTACATGTGAAATACATAAATGACACTTCAAAACTATATTATAATATATCTCGATATCAATTAGAATATAATTTTAATTGTTATCTTAATTAATTGTTCATGCTAACGTATTTCATGAAGAAATTAAAGGCATCCCaatattaaaatgaaaaaaaagaagattagTTCATACtattaaaaaaatgatttttAGTGGTTATTTATTTTATcgataattaaatattaattattttatttttgttgttaaaAGGTTTTAACAACAATTATATTATTATcggtaaaattatttttaataaccacaaaaaatatataatatttgtcaaacactaaaattttaaaaaggattttttattaaaaataattttcttttcttacAACTTAATATCACCCAAACACACACttaaatcaatcacattaaaGCCACACATCATGTGATTTATGAGATCATTCATTGTTATCACAAACTAACATCTGCATTAGTAATAAAAAAGGATAATAGTATAATACCATGATGATTGGTGGAATTTAAACCTGATATATTATTTCCTCCAAATTACTCGAAGGAAATATTGAATTGGCCCTATGGATGGGTAACTAATAACAAAACATCTGAATTAATTAACATAACCCTATCCTTGACCACCAAAAACACCCTTAAGTCTCTTAACTTCGGCAGGACTAATATACGTAGTCTTAGTCACAAATGCAGAATTCAGAGCGCTTGCAAACAACGCAACATCAACGAACTGTGCGCTCGGATTTGGGCTACTGAAAGCAAGAAAAGCTGTGGCACTTCCCTCTCCAGAATTTAACTGAAAATGTAACAACCCTTGTGGCAAAACCATGACGTCACCCTTTGTTATTGTCTTCACAAAAACCGTGTTATCTGGTGATATGAACCCGGCAGTTATCTTACCGTCTGTCACTAGAAGCATCTCGGAGGCATCTGGATGCGAGTGGAGCGGGACTATACCCCCCGCAAACAGATCTAGCTTCGCCGCGGCGAAGCCCAGCCCGTTAAGCCCCGGTATTTGTCCGACGAATGCCGGGGATAACGAGATGTTGAAGGCCTTGGAGAAGTTGGTGTTTTGAGGCTGAAGGGTGGTTGAAAAGTCTTCTATTTTTACTGACTTGGTCGGTTTACAGGGATACCCTGTGGTGGTTTGTGCGGCGCCAAGGTCTGCGACGCAGTAGCCTTGAACCGCCACGTGGGAACCGGAGAAGACAAGGGCGAAGAGGAAGAAAATGGTAAACATTTTGCAGGCTGAATGATATGGCTGGGGATGTGATTGGATCGCTATATATAGAGAAAGGAAAAGTattgtatatatgcatttaatgTAAATGTGGATAAAAGATTGAGGATTAATAAAGAGAAAAGTTTAGCCAgtaactttattaaattctggctAATATATAACCACCAAAATAAAAATGAGTAGTCTTATATTATTGGAtgtcacaccattaaaaatattattgatgactatttagtggctacaaatcacaaaaattattggtccctaacattttttttaataaaatttattattttttattaatacttACAAGACAAATTCGGTAAATTCGATACCGAATTTAAAAGCACCAAAAAATTTGCCATGCTTGAATAATGAATATCCATAAAATTTAAagaaatagttggtaagaaaattcTTACCCAAAGAAGGAAAATAATATCTTCTACGACTTTCATTGCATGCATATATGTAGTAAAATTGTTCACGCAAATACGTTGACCCTCAATGTTGTAAGAATTATATATGCGTGATACTTCTTCATGTATGTATATCTTTCTTGGTCTCTTGCGTCACGATTAATGTAACCAAAACACACTTTTCATCAAATTATTTGAAATAATTGTTGTTGTTAAAATACTTATGAATTCCTTTCTAagctaaaaattattttaagttTCAGTCTAAAATGTAAATCCCTTTCCTTTTTCTGCAAAAGGGCAATAAGATTAGATTAACACTACAGTTTATCGGTTAAGTCTCCtatattttatttgagtttgGGGTCTTGTGTTTGACACTTTGACTGTCAACCCTCTTCttttatttcattaattatttgaTTAGAAAAAAACTGGGAAAATGAGATATAATATGAACGAAAATGGGAGGTGCAAACTCTAGCGGCAGTGGTGTAAgagatttggatcctctaaataaattttgaatttcattttagagagtaaagtttgatctctcaccatttattgtATAggtaggaccaagagaaaatatgagagagaaaccattCAAGAGTGAGAGATCAAACTTTACTCTTtaaaagtgaaattcaaaatttagaagatccaaatccgTGGTGTAAGTGTGTAACAACATACAAGCAAATAAGAACGGTGACTGGAAGTCACTTTGGACAATTGGAGAAATTATTTTTAGGTGCTTTGTGAATAAATTTAGCATTTTTACTctcataaattaattaattgtctTCTATATCAATATTATAAGTTTATtatcatttttaatttaaattttaaaaatattaataaaataaaattctaaatcttaaattttaaacatTAAATTCTAAGATTCtaaatcataaataataaaatcaaaattagcAAAATAAATGACATAAAATAAGTAATATTTATTTGCTTTCAGAGcacataataaattttttaactatTGTCCCCATATACCAAAATTACTATATAACCCGTGTG from Arachis ipaensis cultivar K30076 chromosome B09, Araip1.1, whole genome shotgun sequence includes these protein-coding regions:
- the LOC107618098 gene encoding auxin-binding protein ABP20, encoding MFTIFFLFALVFSGSHVAVQGYCVADLGAAQTTTGYPCKPTKSVKIEDFSTTLQPQNTNFSKAFNISLSPAFVGQIPGLNGLGFAAAKLDLFAGGIVPLHSHPDASEMLLVTDGKITAGFISPDNTVFVKTITKGDVMVLPQGLLHFQLNSGEGSATAFLAFSSPNPSAQFVDVALFASALNSAFVTKTTYISPAEVKRLKGVFGGQG